A DNA window from Gemella massiliensis contains the following coding sequences:
- the ytpR gene encoding YtpR family tRNA-binding protein, which translates to MLFFYNKKMLGETLLITIKNEDRVTFENKKNITLIRDKDNILVGLNIFNVENLKLSGEGSIDLTDEQKEKLQASLEKNGIKIDSEGNNDDYFVVGEVLTKEKHPDADKLSVTTVKVSDTEVLQIVCGAPNVDVGQKVVVSLIGAMLPSGLLIKKSKLRGVESDGMLCSRRELGLSYEEGVKGILILDKNTEVGTRFKDLNLK; encoded by the coding sequence ATGTTATTTTTTTACAATAAAAAAATGTTAGGTGAAACGCTATTAATCACTATTAAAAATGAAGACAGAGTTACTTTTGAAAATAAAAAGAATATTACACTGATTAGAGATAAGGATAATATCCTTGTCGGTTTAAATATTTTTAACGTTGAAAATTTAAAATTATCCGGAGAAGGAAGTATTGATCTTACTGACGAACAAAAAGAAAAACTTCAAGCTAGCCTTGAAAAAAACGGTATTAAAATTGATTCGGAAGGAAATAATGATGATTATTTTGTCGTTGGAGAGGTTCTTACAAAAGAAAAACATCCCGACGCCGATAAATTATCAGTAACTACGGTAAAAGTTTCAGATACTGAAGTATTGCAAATTGTCTGTGGTGCACCTAATGTTGATGTGGGACAAAAAGTTGTAGTTTCCCTAATCGGTGCTATGTTACCGAGCGGATTATTGATTAAAAAATCTAAACTTCGTGGTGTCGAATCTGACGGTATGCTTTGTTCTCGTAGGGAATTGGGACTTTCTTATGAAGAAGGGGTAAAAGGTATCTTAATTTTGGATAAAAATACGGAAGTAGGAACTCGTTTTAAGGACTTAAATCTAAAATAA
- a CDS encoding V-type ATP synthase subunit I domain-containing protein — translation MVNWKKWFSEEDEDTVFEEKKVKEDNEFDIEFADDEGEIFSKNYDTSSDKDAGEDDLYLEDYEVLEDNEDGHIRAEKKVGFFDKLKNLFSTKDQVGYDDEDETLLEEFDDIKKDEKTEDYKTYLERQKKETTQSDNDIQTEEDDVQEQGGFLNSLKKLKDKLFAVSDKDIEKEELDTILDDFEEENNKAKDVEQETFEEEFETVQKDVDNSEVIPEHFNESEKTDTQNLNSTLRKLGVDDVEIKDVDIFADKTERRTHPTLAAVRTKRLKQDHQMDNLSNDLILEKDSKEFKENITPKITNTVEDSYSEQIKRNSKHQEERNQLNSDFNTIARKEDRVTSDIPLTKKEDDKLEKIFSDIKEKEEKTKEKLVEDIDVRELESIEDRREKLKYTSVDDVLEGSEDLFEDDIDRTSKKTIGENFEKENQLPTEDVMNFRKDVYQKNEEEPEKTELDNLIISENIDLANKKTKTLSEIEKLNSNLAELKKENTVEVSDTKKQISDEELIQRAAHIEDIEIEDYDEIKNSSKDILADYSDYHLDEDEIKELQKQNKIETYADDMDIDSLTREVAPSVKSVNLNNDIDKFVEEKTMPAKVKVSTAEQTETVEQTEDKENKEEDIERGIEYTEKLYSNEVDDYFKKSKGYTLGEYKTVDRGYRPVSKEKIENNQKILEAIFEKCSSNNLTPSKKSVTATIMETNTITPKAPVGKFKPTPVYSSVYGSGPRNIVNSNSTKKTTKSKLSQKKEEKSKLTDANLYKEIASQEETVWNIGSAKRVPKNKVKNKKTKK, via the coding sequence ATGGTAAACTGGAAAAAATGGTTTTCAGAAGAAGATGAAGACACTGTTTTTGAAGAAAAAAAGGTAAAAGAGGATAACGAATTTGATATAGAGTTTGCTGATGACGAGGGAGAAATTTTTTCTAAAAATTACGATACATCATCTGACAAAGACGCCGGTGAAGATGATCTTTATTTAGAAGATTATGAAGTTTTAGAAGATAATGAAGATGGCCATATTCGTGCTGAGAAGAAAGTCGGTTTTTTTGATAAATTAAAAAATCTATTCAGTACAAAAGATCAGGTCGGTTATGATGATGAAGATGAAACTTTACTAGAAGAATTTGACGATATTAAAAAAGACGAAAAGACGGAAGATTATAAAACTTATTTAGAACGTCAGAAAAAAGAAACTACGCAATCGGATAATGATATACAGACCGAAGAAGATGACGTTCAAGAACAAGGCGGCTTTTTAAACAGTTTGAAAAAGTTAAAGGATAAACTTTTTGCTGTTTCTGATAAAGATATTGAAAAAGAAGAGTTGGATACTATCCTTGATGATTTTGAAGAAGAAAATAATAAAGCGAAAGATGTAGAACAGGAAACTTTCGAAGAAGAATTTGAAACAGTCCAAAAAGACGTTGATAATAGCGAAGTAATACCGGAACATTTCAATGAATCTGAAAAAACAGATACTCAAAATTTAAACTCGACATTGAGAAAACTTGGAGTTGATGATGTTGAAATAAAAGATGTTGATATTTTTGCTGATAAAACTGAAAGAAGAACACATCCTACACTTGCAGCTGTGAGAACTAAACGACTTAAACAAGATCATCAAATGGATAATTTAAGTAACGATTTGATTCTTGAAAAAGACAGCAAAGAGTTTAAAGAAAATATCACCCCTAAAATAACAAATACCGTTGAAGACAGCTATTCTGAACAAATAAAACGTAATTCTAAACATCAGGAAGAACGCAATCAACTGAACTCGGATTTTAATACAATTGCCAGAAAAGAAGACAGAGTTACTTCGGACATACCTTTAACAAAAAAAGAAGACGATAAGTTGGAGAAAATCTTCTCCGATATTAAAGAAAAAGAAGAAAAAACAAAAGAAAAACTGGTAGAAGATATTGACGTAAGAGAGTTGGAATCTATAGAAGATCGTCGTGAAAAATTAAAATATACAAGTGTTGATGATGTATTGGAAGGCTCAGAGGATTTGTTTGAAGATGATATTGATCGTACCAGCAAAAAAACTATTGGTGAAAATTTTGAAAAAGAAAATCAGCTGCCTACTGAAGATGTAATGAATTTTAGAAAAGATGTTTACCAAAAAAATGAAGAAGAACCGGAAAAAACTGAACTGGATAATTTAATTATTAGTGAAAACATAGATTTGGCTAATAAGAAAACAAAAACTCTTTCAGAAATTGAAAAATTAAATTCTAATTTAGCAGAATTGAAAAAAGAAAATACGGTTGAAGTAAGTGATACTAAAAAACAAATTTCAGATGAAGAACTTATTCAAAGGGCTGCTCATATAGAAGATATTGAAATCGAAGATTATGATGAAATAAAAAATTCTTCTAAAGATATTTTAGCGGATTATAGCGATTATCATTTGGACGAAGATGAAATAAAAGAACTTCAAAAACAAAATAAAATTGAAACTTACGCCGATGATATGGATATTGACAGTCTAACACGTGAAGTGGCACCGAGTGTGAAGAGTGTTAATCTAAACAACGATATTGATAAATTTGTTGAGGAAAAAACAATGCCGGCGAAAGTAAAAGTTTCTACAGCTGAACAAACCGAAACGGTAGAACAAACCGAGGATAAGGAAAATAAAGAGGAGGATATTGAACGTGGTATTGAATATACCGAAAAACTTTACAGTAATGAAGTGGATGATTATTTTAAAAAATCTAAAGGTTATACTTTAGGGGAATATAAAACTGTAGATAGAGGCTATAGACCTGTTAGTAAGGAAAAAATCGAAAATAATCAAAAAATACTGGAGGCTATTTTTGAAAAATGTTCTTCTAATAATCTGACACCTTCAAAAAAATCGGTGACCGCTACAATAATGGAAACAAATACTATTACTCCTAAGGCTCCGGTAGGAAAATTTAAACCTACACCTGTCTATTCTTCTGTGTATGGATCAGGTCCTAGAAATATTGTTAATAGTAATTCTACCAAAAAAACGACAAAATCCAAATTATCTCAAAAAAAAGAAGAAAAATCAAAATTAACGGATGCGAATCTTTATAAAGAAATTGCTTCTCAAGAAGAAACTGTTTGGAATATCGGATCAGCAAAGCGTGTTCCAAAAAATAAAGTAAAAAACAAAAAAACAAAAAAATAA
- a CDS encoding DUF2922 domain-containing protein, whose amino-acid sequence MEKTLILDFITEDKKSYRVNINHPKDNLNKAAVEPVAQKIIDSKVFNSDKRVLTSLKKVAYVTREEAVLE is encoded by the coding sequence ATGGAAAAAACATTAATTTTAGATTTTATTACTGAAGACAAAAAAAGTTATCGTGTAAATATTAATCACCCTAAAGATAATTTGAATAAAGCTGCTGTTGAACCTGTAGCACAAAAAATTATTGACAGCAAAGTGTTTAATAGCGATAAACGTGTTCTTACTTCTTTAAAAAAAGTTGCTTATGTAACTCGTGAAGAAGCGGTCTTAGAGTAG
- a CDS encoding YvrJ family protein, protein MDILNFINTVGFPIFVAVFFLVKLDKTLQNIGNNVDELTNIIKEKLLSKGE, encoded by the coding sequence ATGGATATATTAAATTTTATTAATACTGTCGGTTTTCCGATTTTTGTTGCTGTATTTTTCTTGGTTAAGCTTGATAAAACTTTACAAAATATTGGCAACAATGTCGATGAACTCACTAATATTATTAAAGAAAAATTGCTTTCTAAGGGGGAATAA
- a CDS encoding CHAP domain-containing protein: MATKEEMINWAKDCVYRWIDIDGYYGAQCVDLTMAYTKIFGGYQMYGNALDYLKNPIPKNWIRYSAKEEKIAAGDIAIWQWSANDIFGHVGIVISVNNNLITSVEQNVDGTPERGGVARIKTRDNAHLVGFIRPFYDESRNWELKRKWKIYCSCYFY; the protein is encoded by the coding sequence ATGGCAACAAAAGAAGAAATGATTAATTGGGCGAAAGATTGCGTTTATCGTTGGATTGATATTGACGGTTATTATGGAGCGCAATGTGTTGATTTAACTATGGCTTATACTAAAATATTCGGTGGATACCAAATGTACGGTAATGCCCTTGATTATTTAAAAAATCCTATTCCTAAAAATTGGATAAGGTACTCTGCAAAAGAAGAAAAAATTGCTGCCGGAGATATTGCTATTTGGCAATGGAGTGCTAATGATATTTTTGGGCACGTCGGTATTGTAATTTCTGTCAATAATAACCTTATAACCTCAGTTGAACAAAATGTTGACGGCACGCCGGAACGTGGCGGAGTTGCTAGAATTAAAACTCGAGATAATGCTCATTTGGTAGGTTTTATACGCCCGTTTTATGACGAAAGTCGTAACTGGGAATTAAAAAGAAAATGGAAAATTTACTGTTCTTGTTACTTCTATTAA
- a CDS encoding SH3 domain-containing protein has product MNVRVKPSVTAKIVDNYSQGEIIYYDNYVINEGFIWISYISFGGERHYVATGTHDGNKCTSSWGEFKEQ; this is encoded by the coding sequence ATTAATGTTCGGGTTAAACCCAGCGTTACAGCAAAAATAGTAGATAATTATTCGCAAGGAGAAATTATTTATTATGACAACTATGTTATTAATGAAGGATTTATCTGGATTAGTTATATTTCTTTTGGCGGAGAACGTCATTATGTAGCAACCGGAACACATGATGGAAACAAATGTACCAGTAGCTGGGGTGAATTTAAAGAACAATAA
- a CDS encoding PTS fructose transporter subunit IIC produces MAAEKIKETAKEMGLEVKVETNGQIGIENKLTKDDINRATGVIVAADKKVETARFAGKPTIITKVADGINKPQELIQTILDGEAPIYIHDGANEKIPDNTGDETVWRKAYKHLMEGVSNMLPFVVAGGILIALSFFWGINAFDPKDPSYNKVAEVLFYFGKISFSMMLPILAGFIGRSIADRPGFIVGMIGGILADPSILGLKSDLLAYMPSGFLGALVAGFLAGGIIQVLKAAFSWMPRSLDGIKPIFLFPILGSLIMGLLMIYVINAPMASVMEGLKHFIESLNGSGKFVLGFVVASMMAIDMGGPINKASYVTGTALVTAAGTAGSDVMAAVMIGGMVPPLAIAVSATINKNIWPTSQRSGALVNYVIGLSFITEGAIPFAASNPARVIPPLFISSGVAGALSMTFGAVSKAPHGGIFAIIAGAVSNWQMYLLALIIASILGAVLLIVSLSYGKKTEK; encoded by the coding sequence ATGGCAGCTGAAAAAATTAAAGAAACAGCAAAAGAGATGGGATTGGAAGTTAAAGTTGAAACGAACGGTCAAATCGGTATTGAAAACAAATTGACAAAAGATGATATTAATCGTGCAACAGGCGTTATTGTAGCTGCGGATAAAAAAGTTGAAACAGCACGTTTTGCAGGTAAACCGACTATTATAACAAAAGTAGCAGATGGAATTAACAAACCGCAGGAATTAATTCAAACAATTTTAGACGGTGAAGCACCTATTTACATTCATGACGGAGCAAATGAAAAAATACCGGATAATACCGGTGATGAAACAGTTTGGCGTAAAGCCTACAAACACCTAATGGAAGGTGTTAGTAATATGTTACCGTTTGTTGTTGCAGGTGGTATACTAATCGCTTTATCATTCTTCTGGGGAATTAATGCTTTTGATCCGAAAGACCCATCATATAACAAAGTAGCAGAAGTATTATTCTATTTCGGTAAAATTTCATTTAGTATGATGTTACCGATATTAGCAGGATTTATCGGACGCAGTATTGCGGATAGACCCGGATTTATCGTAGGTATGATCGGCGGTATATTGGCAGACCCAAGTATTTTAGGATTAAAATCTGATTTATTAGCTTATATGCCGTCAGGATTTTTAGGTGCATTGGTTGCCGGGTTCTTAGCAGGCGGTATTATCCAAGTATTAAAAGCGGCGTTTAGCTGGATGCCTCGTTCATTAGACGGTATTAAACCTATCTTCTTATTCCCAATTCTCGGGTCACTTATTATGGGATTATTAATGATCTATGTAATCAACGCACCGATGGCAAGCGTTATGGAAGGTTTGAAACACTTTATCGAAAGTCTTAACGGTAGTGGAAAATTTGTTCTGGGATTTGTTGTAGCATCAATGATGGCTATAGATATGGGTGGTCCTATCAATAAAGCATCTTATGTAACAGGAACAGCACTGGTAACAGCAGCTGGTACGGCAGGCAGTGATGTAATGGCAGCTGTAATGATAGGTGGTATGGTTCCGCCGTTAGCGATAGCAGTCTCAGCGACAATTAATAAAAATATTTGGCCAACATCACAACGTAGCGGTGCATTGGTAAACTATGTAATTGGCTTATCGTTTATCACTGAAGGAGCAATACCGTTTGCAGCAAGCAATCCGGCGCGTGTTATTCCACCATTGTTTATTTCCAGTGGAGTAGCGGGAGCATTAAGTATGACATTCGGTGCAGTATCAAAAGCACCACACGGAGGTATTTTTGCTATAATTGCCGGAGCGGTAAGTAATTGGCAGATGTACTTGCTGGCTTTAATAATAGCTTCAATATTAGGGGCGGTATTATTAATAGTTTCATTAAGTTACGGTAAAAAAACAGAAAAATAG